Proteins from a single region of Streptomyces glaucescens:
- a CDS encoding tetratricopeptide repeat protein: MSTAQHPAVERADLLIDLGRNGEARELLAERLAEDPEDIRAWAKLARSHLVGDEQDGAAALEATRRALALDSSDVGAIVMHAHALRAAGRFLETEDVLREAIRLDPGNWRALALLANWLWRIRAIRSGRANGGRVRREDQAAALREAAELAEQAIRLAPEEVYPYEVAWLIADMAGDRATADRMDEAVLRLDPQHPEALARRTRKAASAPGVPAARAATLYADALAAAPDSAPMRQGLDEASYRLLRGIRWLALLCLALAGVGIDLFATHGETRRELPLPLGQRLWDLVPMAVVWALGALLRYRRLRAGVRVNLRSLVRRRVWARIVLAQAAWAMLCALLVVEVPWTGRAVPQALFWAGLLPTLATMWFDRRRTG; the protein is encoded by the coding sequence GTGAGCACCGCCCAGCACCCCGCCGTGGAGCGGGCCGACCTGCTCATCGACCTGGGACGGAACGGCGAGGCGCGCGAGCTGCTGGCCGAGCGGCTCGCCGAGGATCCCGAGGACATCCGGGCCTGGGCCAAGCTGGCCCGCAGCCACCTGGTCGGGGACGAGCAGGACGGGGCCGCCGCGCTGGAGGCGACCCGGCGGGCGCTGGCACTCGACTCCTCGGACGTCGGGGCGATCGTCATGCACGCGCACGCCCTGCGCGCCGCAGGCCGCTTCCTGGAGACCGAGGACGTCCTGCGCGAGGCGATCCGCCTCGACCCCGGGAACTGGCGCGCCCTCGCGCTGCTCGCCAACTGGCTGTGGCGCATCCGGGCCATCCGCTCCGGGCGGGCCAACGGCGGCCGGGTCAGGCGCGAGGACCAGGCCGCCGCCCTGCGGGAGGCGGCCGAACTCGCCGAGCAGGCCATCCGGCTGGCCCCGGAGGAGGTGTACCCCTACGAGGTCGCCTGGCTGATCGCCGACATGGCGGGCGACCGGGCCACCGCCGACCGGATGGACGAGGCCGTCCTCCGGCTCGACCCGCAGCACCCGGAGGCCCTGGCCCGGCGGACGCGGAAGGCCGCGTCCGCGCCCGGCGTGCCCGCCGCCCGGGCCGCCACCCTGTACGCCGACGCGCTCGCCGCCGCCCCGGACTCCGCGCCGATGCGGCAGGGCCTGGACGAGGCGTCCTACCGGCTGCTGCGCGGCATCCGCTGGCTCGCCCTGCTCTGCCTCGCCCTCGCCGGCGTGGGCATCGACCTGTTCGCCACGCACGGCGAGACCCGGCGGGAGCTGCCGCTGCCGCTCGGCCAGCGGCTCTGGGACCTGGTGCCGATGGCGGTGGTGTGGGCCCTGGGCGCGCTGCTGCGGTACCGCCGGCTGCGCGCCGGGGTCCGGGTCAATCTGCGCTCGCTGGTCCGCCGCCGCGTCTGGGCCCGGATCGTCCTCGCCCAGGCGGCGTGGGCGATGCTGTGCGCCCTGCTCGTCGTCGAAGTCCCCTGGACCGGACGCGCGGTCCCCCAGGCGCTCTTCTGGGCGGGGCTGCTGCCGACCCTGGCGACGATGTGGTTCGACCGCAGGAGGACCGGCTGA
- a CDS encoding ATP-binding protein, translating to MPDDSPLLQSLRTAVAAAPADVPLRLHLAELLLDAGRSQDAVAEVAVALQHAPGDARARDLMARAMGVPGQPPAPRPGFDWKAAEQQVGDVVPPRFVEAPARADGQDDPGGADAFDVERPGTVRLADVGGMQDVKDRLEAAFLAPLRNPELRKLYGKSLRGGLLLYGPPGCGKTFIARAVAGELGAAFLSVSVNDVLDMWIGNSERNMHEVFQTARRQAPCVVFLDELDALGAKRSRTAHSGMRNTVNQLLTELDGIDAAANEGVFVLAATNVPWDVDNALRRPGRLDRTILVLPPDGPAREAILRYHLRDRPIENVDLGKLVKVTDGLSGADLAHLCEAAAERALLDSARTGTVRLIGMKDLLAAAKDVVPSAEPWFASARNVAMFANEGGMYDDLVAYLKKRRKL from the coding sequence ATGCCGGACGACTCCCCTCTCCTACAGAGTCTGCGGACGGCAGTCGCCGCCGCCCCCGCCGACGTACCGCTGCGGCTGCACCTGGCCGAACTCCTGCTGGACGCCGGACGGTCGCAGGACGCGGTCGCCGAGGTGGCCGTGGCCCTGCAGCACGCGCCGGGCGACGCCCGGGCCCGGGACCTGATGGCCCGTGCCATGGGCGTGCCCGGCCAACCGCCCGCGCCCCGCCCGGGCTTCGACTGGAAGGCCGCCGAGCAGCAGGTCGGTGACGTCGTGCCGCCGCGGTTCGTCGAGGCGCCGGCGCGGGCGGACGGGCAGGACGATCCGGGCGGCGCCGACGCCTTCGACGTCGAGCGGCCCGGCACGGTGCGGCTGGCCGACGTGGGCGGCATGCAGGACGTCAAGGACCGGCTGGAGGCGGCGTTCCTCGCGCCGCTGCGCAACCCCGAGCTGCGCAAGCTGTACGGCAAGAGCCTGCGCGGCGGGCTGCTGCTGTACGGGCCGCCCGGGTGCGGGAAGACCTTCATCGCGCGGGCCGTCGCCGGGGAGCTGGGCGCCGCGTTCCTGTCGGTGTCGGTGAACGACGTGCTGGACATGTGGATCGGCAACTCCGAGCGCAACATGCACGAGGTGTTCCAGACCGCCCGCCGCCAGGCCCCCTGCGTGGTGTTCCTGGACGAGCTGGACGCGCTCGGCGCCAAGCGCAGCCGCACCGCGCACAGCGGTATGCGCAACACGGTCAACCAGCTGCTCACCGAGCTGGACGGCATCGACGCGGCGGCCAACGAGGGCGTGTTCGTGCTGGCCGCCACCAACGTGCCCTGGGACGTGGACAACGCCCTGCGGCGCCCCGGCCGGCTGGACCGCACGATCCTCGTCCTGCCGCCCGACGGGCCGGCCCGCGAGGCGATCCTCCGGTACCACCTGCGGGACCGGCCCATCGAGAACGTCGACCTCGGCAAGCTGGTCAAGGTCACCGACGGCCTGTCGGGTGCCGACCTGGCCCACCTCTGCGAGGCCGCGGCCGAGCGGGCGCTGCTCGACTCGGCGCGCACCGGGACCGTCCGTCTGATCGGCATGAAGGACCTGCTGGCCGCGGCGAAGGACGTGGTGCCGTCCGCCGAGCCGTGGTTCGCCTCCGCGCGCAACGTGGCGATGTTCGCCAACGAGGGCGGGATGTACGACGACCTGGTGGCGTACCTGAAGAAGAGGCGCAAGCTGTGA